A stretch of the Campylobacter concisus genome encodes the following:
- the csx20 gene encoding CRISPR-associated protein Csx20 produces MKKMFVLISHGLTQEQKSQALKVFGVEDIINIADDAWSNISPSDENILYALNTYKKELMLEAEAGDILLVQGDFGATYNMINFAKNIGIKTIYATTKRMAQELVIDGKTIIKREFKHEKFREYL; encoded by the coding sequence ATGAAAAAGATGTTTGTGCTTATAAGTCATGGCTTAACACAAGAGCAGAAAAGTCAGGCCTTAAAGGTCTTTGGTGTCGAAGATATCATAAATATCGCCGATGACGCGTGGTCAAACATTAGCCCATCTGATGAAAATATACTATATGCTTTAAACACATATAAAAAGGAGTTGATGCTTGAAGCTGAAGCTGGCGATATATTGCTGGTGCAAGGGGACTTTGGCGCTACATATAATATGATAAATTTCGCTAAAAATATCGGGATAAAAACTATCTACGCTACTACTAAGCGCATGGCGCAAGAACTCGTAATAGACGGGAAAACGATAATAAAGCGCGAATTTAAGCACGAGAAATTTAGAGAGTATCTGTAG